A genomic window from Enoplosus armatus isolate fEnoArm2 chromosome 20, fEnoArm2.hap1, whole genome shotgun sequence includes:
- the vps25 gene encoding vacuolar protein-sorting-associated protein 25, whose amino-acid sequence MSFEWPWQYNFPPFFTLQPNVDTRQKQLAAWCSLALSYCRHHKLYTLDVMEAQESPVFNNRKIERKLSMEAIQVVFEELRKKGNLEWLDKNKSRCLVMWRRPEEWGKLIYQWVSKCGMVNSVFTLYELSNGDDTEGEEFHGLEEWMLLRSLQALQTDGKAEIITMDDGKGVKFF is encoded by the exons ATGAGTTTTGAGTGGCCCTGGCAATACAATTTTCCACCGTTTTTTAC GCTACAGCCCAATGTTGATACGAGACAGAAACAGCTGGCGGCGTGGTGCTCCCTGGCTCTGTCTTACTGCCGGCATCACAAGCTCTACACGCTGGACGTCATGGAGGCTCAGGAAAGCCCCGTGTTCAACAACAGGAAGATAGAAC GGAAACTGTCAATGGAAGCAATTCAAGTTGTGTTTGAGGAATTGAGGAAAAAAG GCAACCTCGAgtggttggacaaaaacaagTCTCGGTGTTTAGTCATGTGGAGACGACCGGAGGAATGGGGCAAGTTAATATACCAGTGG GTTTCCAAATGCGGGATGGTCAactctgtgtttacactgtacGAGTTGTCCAATGGTGATGACACAGAAGGTGAAG AGTTCCACGGTTTAGAGGAGTGGATGCTGCTGCGCTCGTTGCAGGCTTTACAGACAGATGGCAAAGCAGAGATCATCACCATGGATGATGGAAAGGGGGTCAAATTCTTCTGA